From Daphnia magna isolate NIES linkage group LG2, ASM2063170v1.1, whole genome shotgun sequence:
TGTGCGCTCACATGTGAGCAATAAATGTAAGATTTCTGGTGAACAATTGGCTACTGCCAAATGCAACACACCACCAAATCTATTATTAGATACGACGATGTTAGGATCCGCATTAAACTGTAACAGGAGCTCAACTATGTCAGCCCTTTTCTTAGCAACGGCAATGTATAGCGGAGTGTTGCCTTTTCCATCTCTTGCATCAACATCCGCCATGTTTTTTTAGAAGAAGTTCGGCTACTTTATACGAGTCGTTAGCATTGCTAGCTACTGCAATATGTAGTGGGCTTAGTCCAGAACGCATCCACTTGATTAATTTTAGCGTGCTTCTTGATCAAGAGTTTCAACATCACGAAGCAGTTGGCGATGGCAGCCAAGAAAAGAGGTGTTCTCAATTCGTTCAGGTCGCACACGTCAATAGTGGCATGGTTCTCGATGAGCAATTTAGCTATCTCAATGGAATTGGTCAGAGCAGCAACGTGCAGAGGAACGAATCCATTTTTGTCAGGAGTGTTTGGATCAAAACCAAATTCCATTAACTTTGTCGCCGATTCGTAGAAGTCGTCGGAGTAACAAGCTAGATGCATGGCGGTTGTTCCGATATCATCTATTACTGGATGCTTCATTTTCCTTGTGTGGCTTTTCTTGGCAATTTCCCATTTATGCACATATTTTTCGAGGAAGTTTTGAATCGGTTGAGCTACTGGAAGCTCCTTTTCATTTGGTTTCGGAAATTTCTCGATAACAAATTCTACACGAGTATAGTTTTAGATTATTAAGTTTTGTCTTGAAACGTATAGGCTATATGTGCAGCCATAAATTTGTTTCTCAATTTTCCGTGTTGGCAGTGCCTGAGACGCCTAACTAAgctattttaaaaagaaaacataagAACAAACTGATATGTACCTTCGCAATAACCTTCGTCGGATAGTGAAACTTCCATACTGGCTGCCCTTTCGGATTCATCTTTGGGTGAGTGGAAGTTCTTTTCCACGACTTCCGATGCCATTTTCTCATCGCAAGTGAGctaatttgaaaaacaaaacaaaaaacatttagtTTCAGTTACTCGGTGACTGTTTACTTTAAAAAACGGTGCAGGGGACAAACATTAAAACAGGTGATTGTGACCAATTAGATTGGCAGATTAGATTGGTATACAGCCACCCATGGCACCTCTTTTTGGGGCCCTCACGCACACTTCTCAACGTGTTTGGACATTTGTACTGAAGTCGCAACCTTATTTTACGAAAGCCAAAATTTTCGATTATCTGCTGGCTCAAGAATTCGTGGATCCGATAAGATAGTCCTCGACGACGATACGCTTAGGAAGCAAACTCGGCCTATGTGTCTGTTGCATTGTCGTTTACACGAATAAAATTTGTGCGAGCTAGATTATGGAAATTTCGGCACTAGTGAAATAAGTTTGCAAACTCCATTTGAAAAGCTCGCGAATATTATGTCAAGAAGTTTGCGTGAGTGTCCCCAAAAAGATCCGCCCTAGTTGCTAATGCTCTTACCTCATCGTACGTAGGGAAATCATAGAAGGGATGGTAGAATGAACCAAGACCAAAATTTTCTTCTGTCCTTTTGAAGGTCTGTAGCCTGAGCCACGTTTGAGTCGCAAGCCTAGGAAAGTGCTTATTAAACTGTGCAGCAAGCATCACTGTATCTTTTGGTACCGATTCATTTGTAGCCTATagcaaacagaaaaaaaaatcatcagtCATTTATTACAGCGCGTTCTATAGAATTACTTCGTCTCTGCCCTTTGGTAGAGCACCGGTTAAAACGAAATCAGTtgacccgaaaaaaaaaaatgataattgaTTATAACTAAATGAAGACTCaccaaaaaatatttgatgGCTGATCTACTTGTTTTCAGTTGTTGATACTCGGGTATTAAAGATGTTGTGATACCAACGCTCAAATTCTTATCGATGGTCGGATTATCTTCGTAGAAATCACCGGATGTTAGAAGAAAATTTGCCGTCACCCTCAAAAGACCAGAAAAACGGATGATAAAAGACGGCGTCCGACGGTGGGGTGTATTCATCCTTGTTGTCTTTCATCGATTTGAGGAGATGGTCAGTGCATAATGGCAGCACGTCTTCAACTCGTTGTAATAAATCCGAATAAATGTGACCCAGTTTTCTAACATCATTTTGCCTCGTAGGCGATGGACTTTCTCGTGATGGATCATCTGTTATAGAACAAGAGCATCGGTAAATGCCAATTGATCGGATTATATCCGACAAAACAGTTTTACAGGAGTTTACGATGGAAAAATAATACTTTGTCTTGATCAACTTGCCTTCAATCGGAAATTTTGAGATTTTTGCGATAATAGCTCCACTAATTCAGTTATAGCGATTTGGTTGGAGGTAAGGTTCCCGTGGATAAGATTGTTAGAATGGTAGTACACGAGACCTGTCGTGATTTGagtcaaaatttcttttgcGGTTTCTAATcttatcgattgactgtttttCGTCCACCCAGGTGTCGAGTGTCTCACCGAACGGTTCACAAGCCAATACCAGAAAGCCACActagaaagaaacaaaagattgTGTAATGGAAATTTCTTATAGTGAGACAGTGATTTAAAACGAAATTGATGTGATGAATATGCAATGCATTGATGCTCAATATGGATGAATATGCATGATGAATATGCATGATGCATGTCATTGAATGATGAAATACTTTTCGGTGGAGTTTTCGTCAAGATAAAAATATTCCAGCAAATTTGGATGATTCAAGCAGCTCAGGCGTATCATTAATGATTCAGTGTCAGCGGTGGGGTACGGAAATTGCATAACGTGGACAGGCTGCGTTCCGAATCGCCCGTGACGTCTCTTGATTCCGATATACAGGCTGACTTCACCGAAGCAACCTTTTGCTATCAGCACATTGCCGAAAAATGTTTCTGGGCATGAATCGTCCATTTCTTCTAGAATGGCATCAGGATTTTCGTTAAAGTAAACAGTGGATAGCAAATCGGGAAACAGTTGACAGGCATTTATggccgttttctttcttttcctataTGTCAGTAGTAAATTTAACTGTTATTGGTTTTCGTTTGACAAAAACACTATTTACGACAGGCACTTACCTTGATTTCCACCAGGATtctcaaaatacttttcacaATCGAAGTTTCTCGAACCGTGTCGAATTCAGATGCATGTAG
This genomic window contains:
- the LOC116915355 gene encoding potassium channel GORK-like, with translation MLAAQFNKHFPRLATQTWLRLQTFKRTEENFGLGSFYHPFYDFPTYDELTCDEKMASEVVEKNFHSPKDESERAASMEVSLSDEGYCEEFVIEKFPKPNEKELPVAQPIQNFLEKYVHKWEIAKKSHTRKMKHPVIDDIGTTAMHLACYSDDFYESATKLMEFGFDPNTPDKNGFVPLHVAALTNSIEIAKLLIENHATIDVCDLNELRTPLFLAAIANCFVMLKLLIKKHAKINQVDAFWTKPTTYCSS